A window of Roseateles sp. XES5 genomic DNA:
AGCCGATGCGCTCGACGGCGTGGCCGGAGCGCGAGCCCCAGTTGTCGCGCGTGGCGTCGGTGCGGTTCGCCTGCGCGCGCCGCCAGCCGGGCGTCGAATAGGCGTTCTGGAACGGCTCCTGCTTGTCGAAGCGGGACTGGCCATAGCCGCCCCGGCCGTAGCCGCCATAGGACTGTTCCACTTCGGCGACTTCCACGTGGTTTTCCGGCAGCTCTTCGAGGAAGCGCGAGGGCAGGGTGGATTGCCAGAGGCCATGGATGCGGCGGTTCGAGACGAACCAGATATGGCAGCGACGCTTGGCGCGGGTGATGCCGACATAGGCGAGGCGGCGTTCTTCCTCGAGGCCGGCACGGCCGCCCTCATCGAGCGCGCGCTGGTGCGGGAAGAGGCCTTCCTCCCAGCCGGGCAGGAAGACGGTCTCGAATTCGAGGCCCTTGGCCGAATGCAGCGTCATGATCGAAACGGCGTCGAGATTCTCGTTCTGCTCGGCATCCATGACCAGCGAGACGTGTTCCAGGAAGCCGCGCATGGACTCGAACGCGTCCATCGAGCGGATGAGTTCCTTCAGGTTTTCCAGCCGCCCCGGCGCTTCGGCCGACTTGTCCGCCTGCCACATGGCGGTATAGCCGCTCTCGTCGAGGATCTGCTCGGCGAGCTCGGTATGCGCCATCGTCTCCAGCAGCGACTGCCAGCGGCGGAAATCGGTGACGACGTCGAACAGCGCCTTGCGCGCCTTCGGCTTCAGCTCGTCGGTCTCGATGATGTCGGCCGCGGCCTGCAACATCGGGATATCGCGGGCGCGGGCGTAGTCGTGCAGGTTGCGGATCGTCGTATCGCCGAGGCCGCGCTTCGGCGTGTTGACGATGCGCTCGAAGGCGAGGTCGTCGGCGGGCTGGCTGACGAGGCGGAAATAGGCGAGCGCATCGCGGATTTCGAGGCGCTCGTAGAAGCGCGGACCGCCGATGACGCGGTAATTGAGGCCAAGCGTGACGAAACGGTCTTCGAACTCGCGCATCTGGAAGGAGGCGCGCACGAGGATCGCCATGTCGTTCAGCTTGTGCTGCTTGCGCTGGAGCTGCTCGATCTCCTCCCCGACGGCGCGGGCCTCTTCCTCCGAGTCCCAGGCGGCGTGCACGACGACCTTGTCGTCATCGGGATCCATCCGGTCGGTGAAGAGCGTCTTGCCGAGGCGGTCCTCGTTATGGGCGATCAGGTGGCCGGCCGCGCCGAGAATATGGGCGGTGGAGCGGTAGTTGCGCTCCAGCTTGACGACCTTGGCGCCGGGAAAATCCTTCTCGAAGCGCAGGATGTTGTCCACCTCCGCGCCGCGCCAGCCATAGATCGACTGGTCGTCGTCGCCGACGCAGCAGACGTTCTGCGGCGTGCCCTTCGGGCGCTGGGCGAGCAGGCGCAGCCACATGTACTGGGCGGTGTTGGTGTCCTGGTACTCGTCGACGAGGATGTAGCGGAATTTCTGGTGGTAGTCGGCCAGGACGTCCGCGTTGGCGCGGAAGATGCGGATCGGATGCAGCAGGAGATCGCCGAAGTCGCAGGCATTCAGCGTCTTCAGGCGGTTCTGGTAGGCGACGTAGAGTTCACGGCCCTTGCCATTGGCGAAGGCGCGCGCGTCGCCTTCGGGGATCTGCGCCGGATCGAGGCCCTTGTTCTTCCAGGTGTCGATCATGCCGGCGAACTGCTTGGCCGGCCAGCGCTTGTCGTCGATGCCTTCGGCCTGAAGGATCTGCTTGATGAGGCGCACGACGTCGTCGGTATCGAGGATGGAAAAGTCCGAGCGCAGGCCGACGAGTTCGGCATGGCGGCGCAGCAGCTTGACGCCGATGGAATGGAAGGTGCCGAGCCACGGCATGCCCTCGACGGCGCCGCCGACGAGCAGGCCGATACGTTCCTTCATCTCGCGCGCCGCCTTGTTGGTGAAGGTCACCGCGAGAAGCTGGCTGGGAAAGGCCCGGCCGGTGGCAAGGATATGGGCGATACGGGTGGTGAGCACGCGCGTCTTGCCGGTGCCGGCGCCCGCAAGCACCAGAACGGGGCCGTCGACGGTCTCCACCGCCTCGCGCTGTTCGGGATTGAGGCCGGAGAGATAGTCGGGCGCACGATGCGCGTCGCGCGCCGCCATGGCGCGGGCGGCGATGCCGCCGGCCGGCTTGGCGGGGGCTGCCGGCTTGCCGCCGAGCTGCGGGTCCTCATCGAAGAAGGGAATGTCGTCGTAACCGCTGGTCATGCGGCTCAATGTAGTGATTCGGTCCCGAAAGGCCAGTTTTCCGTTCTGCTTTTATTCCGCCGGGCAACACATTGGCCGAAAGATTGTGGAAAGTGCCGCCGTTCAGGCCTTTGCGCGGTCCGCGTCGAAGACGCCGTCCACGGGCACCTGCAGCGCGGTGGCAAGCTGGTTGGTCTTTCCCGCGAGGGAAACGATGGCGAGCAGCTCGGCATACTGCGCGTCCGTCATGCCCTTCGCCTTTGCTGCGGCGGTGTGGGAATGAACGCAGTAGCTGCAGCCGTTCGTCACCGAAACGGCGATGTAGAGCATTTCCTTGACGAGCGGATCGAGCGTCGAGGGCGTCGCCATCACCGCCTTCACCTC
This region includes:
- a CDS encoding ATP-dependent helicase: MTSGYDDIPFFDEDPQLGGKPAAPAKPAGGIAARAMAARDAHRAPDYLSGLNPEQREAVETVDGPVLVLAGAGTGKTRVLTTRIAHILATGRAFPSQLLAVTFTNKAAREMKERIGLLVGGAVEGMPWLGTFHSIGVKLLRRHAELVGLRSDFSILDTDDVVRLIKQILQAEGIDDKRWPAKQFAGMIDTWKNKGLDPAQIPEGDARAFANGKGRELYVAYQNRLKTLNACDFGDLLLHPIRIFRANADVLADYHQKFRYILVDEYQDTNTAQYMWLRLLAQRPKGTPQNVCCVGDDDQSIYGWRGAEVDNILRFEKDFPGAKVVKLERNYRSTAHILGAAGHLIAHNEDRLGKTLFTDRMDPDDDKVVVHAAWDSEEEARAVGEEIEQLQRKQHKLNDMAILVRASFQMREFEDRFVTLGLNYRVIGGPRFYERLEIRDALAYFRLVSQPADDLAFERIVNTPKRGLGDTTIRNLHDYARARDIPMLQAAADIIETDELKPKARKALFDVVTDFRRWQSLLETMAHTELAEQILDESGYTAMWQADKSAEAPGRLENLKELIRSMDAFESMRGFLEHVSLVMDAEQNENLDAVSIMTLHSAKGLEFETVFLPGWEEGLFPHQRALDEGGRAGLEEERRLAYVGITRAKRRCHIWFVSNRRIHGLWQSTLPSRFLEELPENHVEVAEVEQSYGGYGRGGYGQSRFDKQEPFQNAYSTPGWRRAQANRTDATRDNWGSRSGHAVERIGYGESGPRARTIEGELVAKSTMSEPSKFAIGDRVFHMKFGNGNVAAIEGNKLTIDFDRAGQKRVLDGFVNPV
- a CDS encoding carboxymuconolactone decarboxylase family protein; the encoded protein is MSTVKPAEDLEADARVRAVFDDIRTTRKSDFVNNMWRYLAFDPALLERTWAEVKAVMATPSTLDPLVKEMLYIAVSVTNGCSYCVHSHTAAAKAKGMTDAQYAELLAIVSLAGKTNQLATALQVPVDGVFDADRAKA